A segment of the Deinococcus fonticola genome:
CGCGCGAGAACAGTTCGGGTATTGCAGGTTTTCAAAATACACGAAGGAGGCGCTGGAAAGCAGCAAGCGCACCATTTCCTGGAGTTCCAGCCGTGCCGCCGCATGCTGGAGCAACAGCAGGTGGCGCTGTACCTCGCACTGCGTGTGGTGGTCGCCAGGGCACCACTCTTCCAGCTGGTTTGCAGTGATGCATACTTCGGAGATGCCTGCGGCCCGGTGCACCAGACCGGTGCGGTGTACTGCCACAGCGAGCGTATTCAGGCCAACGTCGATGCCCACGGCAGAGCGCTCAATCCCACTGATGGTTTGCACAGTTGCCCTCTCAAAGAAGAGGCTCAAGAACCAGCCTGAGTCATTCTGAAAAATGCGAGTACGTTCGGGCACCCAGGGAGCTGGCGTGACGTGTTGATCCGCCAACAGATGCGGTGCAGGAGTTACTTGCGCCTCAGCCTGGAGAGCTTGCACCAATTGCTGCAGCCACGCCTCCTTTCCCAGGCTGTCCATCGGCTGGGTAAGCGCCGGCAGAAGATGTGCGACGTCAAACTGCGCGAACCTCGGTGAGGCAGTCACCAATCCGGCATACTCCTCAGGGGGGAGAACATAAAGCTGTGCTTGGAGGGTCTGCTGCCCGATCTTGAACTGGAAGTGGCTCAGTACATCTGGGTTTTCTGTCAGTTTGAACACGGTGCCGGACGCCCCCGGCACGTTTTCTGATACTTGTTTCAAGACACCAGACTGAACGAGTGAGTGGAGTACATAGTTCGACTCCCTCAAGATGCGAAGGTTGTAATTGATCACAGGAGACTCCCTTGAAAGCGGTTTTGCCTGTCCATCACCTGCAGATGATGTTCAGACCCTTCCCTTCTGACCAGCGCGGAGCGCTGGTGCCTTGAGAGGTCTTGCCGCTGTGGAGCTTCAGGTTTTGATTCTCTGTGTTGACCTCAAAGCTGTGCGTTCATGAACAGTTGCGCTGCTGTGCGGTTCGCTGATTGACCAGGCGAACCCTGCTCTCCCTGCAGAGGTCTGAGTGTTCAGTTGAACAGCGGCCCAGCGGGACTGAGGGCGTCCAGGTCTGCCAGGGACTCGGGTTGTAGGCCTTTGAACTGCTTCTGCGGCACTTTCAGGTAGCGCCACAGCGTCCCGCTCAGTTCACTGGCGTTCTCACACCACTGCGCGGCGGCGCGGTCTTTGTACTGCACCTCCTCGGTCTCGGCCCCCTTGGTCTCGATGACCCAGTGGGTGCCATCGGTGCCTACGGCAACGAAGTCCGGGTGGTAGTAGCGCAGGTTGGTATTGCCGTCCACGTAGGGAATGCTGAACGGGAACTGCTCGTGCAGTTTTCCGAAAGCCGTGACGTCCTCCGCCATGTCGAGAAACTTGGCGAACTCCTTCTCAAAGGCGTTGCCACAGGGCGCAAAATTCCACGGGGTCTTGTTCGCCTCGTACACCGGGCGCGTCCATGGAAAGGGTTCGATGCTGGACAGCCGCAGAGGTTCGTTGATGACCTCCGGCTGCTGCTCCTCGATGCTCAGTCCCCGGATCGCCTTGGTAAACAGGTCGAGGGCCACGAACTGGGCCACGTTGGAACTCATGGCCTGAATCACCGCAGGCTCTTCGAGGTCGACCTCCTGTCCGAAGGCACGTCTTGAAAACCACTCCCTGACCTTGGGAGCGATCACACTGAACTGTCCCGGCAGTTTCACATCAGCGGCGATGCGTTTGGCGTAGTAACTGATGACCTCGCCTGCGGTCTGCGGCCCCTGAATCTCATATTCTTTGCTGACTAGCGTTTCCAACGTCAGGATGTCCTTGCCCTCGTACGTGAAGGTCTGGGCTTCCTTGCCGCCCTTCTTGAGGGGCAGGGGCTGGTGCTTGAAGCCCATGACATCCAGCGCTGCCACCTCGTCGGCAATGCTGCGTTTACGGGTCAGGGCAGGACTGAGTTGCGGCAGGGCAATGTCGTACTGCGCTTTTTCAGGCACGAAGCAGATCTGGGGAATGATGACGGGTGGGCCACCATCGAGGTCTTCGGCATCCAGCTTGATCTGTTCCAGTTTCTCCAGGTCTTCCACGAAGGCGAGGAAGTTCCGGTTGCCGATGATGTCCACCCGCTCGGTGTACCCCTGACCCTGACCACGGAACATCAGGCGCAGGCCGCGCCCGATGGCCTGTTCCGGGAGGATGTTGGCCTTGGCGGTGTAGGGGCGCAGGCCCACCACCACCGTCACGTTCTGCACGTCCCAGCCCTCGCGCAGCATCATCACTGACACCACGGCGTTGACCTTGCTGCTGTCATTGTCAATCTCGCGGGAAGCCTTTCTGGCGGCTTCCAGATCTTTCTTGCTGACCTCACCGGTCTTGTCTGTGTGAATGACCAGCGTGCTGTCGCCGCCGAACTCCTGCGGGTACTTGGCGCGGAGCCAGTCCGCCACATCGTCGGCCTCTGCCGTGGTGTTCATCATCACGAACAGCGCAGGTTTCTTCTTGAACGGCTTCAGCGCGTCACGGTACTCCTGCCAGCGTTTGACCCCAGCCGTCAGGAACGCCTGGTAGCGTACGCTGGCGATGTCGGACTTTTCCTCCTGCGCCTTGGTGACGCCCTTCACCGGGCGTTTCACGATGGCGTCCACGATGGCCTGCTTGAGGGGGTAGTCGTAGATGACCCAAGGGAACAGCCCGCCTTTCTGGAAGCGTGGTGTCGC
Coding sequences within it:
- a CDS encoding zinc ribbon domain-containing protein; protein product: MINYNLRILRESNYVLHSLVQSGVLKQVSENVPGASGTVFKLTENPDVLSHFQFKIGQQTLQAQLYVLPPEEYAGLVTASPRFAQFDVAHLLPALTQPMDSLGKEAWLQQLVQALQAEAQVTPAPHLLADQHVTPAPWVPERTRIFQNDSGWFLSLFFERATVQTISGIERSAVGIDVGLNTLAVAVHRTGLVHRAAGISEVCITANQLEEWCPGDHHTQCEVQRHLLLLQHAAARLELQEMVRLLLSSASFVYFENLQYPNCSRAFARRSRELGLRDFLMCWLPKRLDAAGIRWQRVPPEHTSQFCNLTHLRGERDSSNHKRFLNGNGTIVDADVNAAHNIIAVGMAYRLERGL
- a CDS encoding DEAD/DEAH box helicase family protein yields the protein MAARKKASAADGTLFDVSEYMNTAVCVPKLREAVREWREGGYKGVTDTTRLLLSHWFLNEHRLPSGRPFKYHMAQQAALETLIYTWEVTGVRTRLGLLEQFAVKELLQGQQLPKDDGLSRLALKMATGSGKTKVMSLATAWQYFNAVREQDEIAQAYARSFLVIAPNVIVLERLAEDFQGGRIFQVDPVIPPALKAFWDMEVVVRGEGGNSVSSSEGVLYVTNIQQLYPEDEKPASNPLDDLLGSKPPSSLTPNVPFTDRIVKRGTPVMVLNDEAHHTHDEGSAWNGVIRDLAAKVPLSLQLDVTATPRFQKGGLFPWVIYDYPLKQAIVDAIVKRPVKGVTKAQEEKSDIASVRYQAFLTAGVKRWQEYRDALKPFKKKPALFVMMNTTAEADDVADWLRAKYPQEFGGDSTLVIHTDKTGEVSKKDLEAARKASREIDNDSSKVNAVVSVMMLREGWDVQNVTVVVGLRPYTAKANILPEQAIGRGLRLMFRGQGQGYTERVDIIGNRNFLAFVEDLEKLEQIKLDAEDLDGGPPVIIPQICFVPEKAQYDIALPQLSPALTRKRSIADEVAALDVMGFKHQPLPLKKGGKEAQTFTYEGKDILTLETLVSKEYEIQGPQTAGEVISYYAKRIAADVKLPGQFSVIAPKVREWFSRRAFGQEVDLEEPAVIQAMSSNVAQFVALDLFTKAIRGLSIEEQQPEVINEPLRLSSIEPFPWTRPVYEANKTPWNFAPCGNAFEKEFAKFLDMAEDVTAFGKLHEQFPFSIPYVDGNTNLRYYHPDFVAVGTDGTHWVIETKGAETEEVQYKDRAAAQWCENASELSGTLWRYLKVPQKQFKGLQPESLADLDALSPAGPLFN